The nucleotide sequence CCGCGGTTATGGCCCGGTGAAGGAAGCCTCGGTCGCAAAAGCGAAGGCGCGATACGAACGGCTTGCCAAGGACCTTGTCAATCCGCCGCCGATGATCGTGCCGCAGATCGCAGCGGAATAGAACGCAGCAAACGCGTTTGTTCGCCCTGCGGAATTCAAGATGCTTGCCAAGCCTGCATAAGCGGGCGAGATAATCCGCTGGAAGAGACGCCAGCGGAGACATCTTTTGACCATTAAGAACAAAGCCTACATCGCGGGGATCTATGAACATCCCACCCGGCACGCGCCGGACAAGTCGACCGCGCAACTGCACGCTGAATGCGCCAAGGGAGCGTTGGAAGACGCAGGCCTGACCAAGGCGGACGTCGACGGCTACTTCTGCGCCGGAGACGCGCCGGGCGGCGTCATGCCGATGGCCGATTATCTCGGCCTCAAGCTGCGGCATCTCGATTCCACCGAGACGGGCGGATGTTCCTACATCATCGCCCTTGGGCACGCGGCCGAGGCGATCGCTGCCGGCAAATGTTCCGTGGCGCTGATCACGCTCGCTGGAAAGCCACGCACCGGCCCAATGCCGCCGCGGGCGTTCGGCCCTGAAGTCGATTTCGAAGCCGCGTATGGCGCAACGACCCACAACGCATATGGCATGTGCGCCATGCGTCATATGCATGAGTTCGGCACCACCAGCGAGCAACTCGCATGGGTCAAGGTCGCAGCCTCGCATCACGCGCAATACAATCCGCATGCGATGCTGCGTGATGTTGTCACCGTCGAGGACGTTATCAACTCGCCGATGATTTCTGATCCGCTGCATCGCCTTGACTGCTGCGTCGTCTCGGACGGCGGCGGCGCGCTGGTCGTGACCACGCCGGAGATCGCGAAGTCGCTGAAGCGACCGCTGGTGCGGATGACCGGTCACGGTGAATCGCTGAAAGGTCCGAACGGCGGCCGCAAGCTCGACCTGACCTATTCGGCGGGCGTGTGGAGCGGTCCTCCGGCCTTCGCGGAAGCCGGCGTCACGCCAAAGGACATCAAGTATGCGTCGATCTACGACAGCTTCACCATCACCGTGGTGGTTCAGCTCGAGGATCTTGGTTTCTGCGCGAAGGGCGACGGCGGAAAGTTCGTCGCCGACGGCAATCTGATTTCCGGCGTCGGCAAATTGCCGTGGAATACCGACGGCGGCGGGCTGTGTAACAACCATCCGATCAACCGTGGCGGCATTACCAAGATCATCGAGGCGGTGCGGCAGTTGCGCGGTGAAGCGCATCCGAAGGTTCAGGTTCCGAATTGCGATCTCGCGCTGGTGCACGGCACCGGCGGATTGCTCGGTGTGCGGCATGCGGCTTCGACCGCCATTCTGGAGCGCGTGTGATGACCGACAAACCAAAATATCCAGCGCCGGTCGGCAACCCCGAAACCGCGCACTTCTGGGACGCAGCCAAGCAGGGCAAGTTCCTGATCAAGCGTTGCACCGCGTGCCGCGAGCCGCATTATTTTCCACGCTCGATCTGCCCGGTGTGCTTCTCGGATCAGACCGTGTGGGAAGAAAGCAAGGGCGAGGGCGTCATCTACAGCTACAGCCTGATGCGAAAGTCGCCGACCGGGCCTTACGCCATCGGATATGTCACGCTGGATGAAGGTCCGTCGCTGCTGACGAATTTCGTGGACTGCGATCTGACAGCGCTGAAAATCGGTCAGCGCGTGAAGGTCGTGTTCAAGCCGACGGACGGCGCGCCGCTGCCGTTCTTCACCCCCGTCGGATAACAATAACAACAGTGAGGAAACATGCCGATCAAGTACGATGAGGTGATGGCGCTCAGGAATGTCGGCCAGAAGTATTCATGGACCGACCGCGAAGTGATGCTTTACGCCTATGGCATCGGCATGGGTGCCGATCCGATGGACGAGAAGGAATTGTCCTTCGTCAACGAGGGATACTTCACGCCACGTGACCTCAAGGTCGTACCGACCTACGCGTCGGTGGCGGCCTGGGGCGCGAGCGCAGGTCCCATCGACGTCAACCGCGTGATGGTGGTGGACGGCGAGCGTGACATTACTTTCCACAAGCCATTGCCTGTCACGGCGAACATCACGGCGGACTCCAGCATCCTTGGCGTGTTCGACAAGGGCAAGGACAAGGGCGCGGTGATCCTGCGCAAGACCGTGCTCAAGAACGAGAAGGGCGAGGATCTCGCGACGCTGATCGCGTCGCAGTTCGCGCGCGGGGACGGCGGTTTTGGTGGTCCGTCCGACGGTCAGCCCGAGCCGCATGCGATCCCGAAGCGCGCCCCTGACATAACGGTCGATATTTCGACGCGGCCGGATCAGGCGCTGATCTACCGGCTTTGCGGCGATCGCAACCCGCTGCACAGCGATCCGGAATTTGCCAAGCGCGCTGGCTTCGATCGTCCGATCCTGCACGGCATGTGCACCTACGGCCTGAGTTGCCGCGCGGTGCTGCAGACCTACGCGGATTATGATCCCGCCGCGTTCAAACAGCATGTCGTCCGCTTTTCCTCGCCGGTGTTCCCGGGAGAAACCGTCAGCTTCGACATGTGGAAAGACGGCAACGTGATCTCGCTCGAAGGGCGCGTGAAGAGCCGCGGCGTCACCGTCATCAAGAACGGCAAGACCGTTCTCGCCTAAACAAGAAGAAACGGGAGGACTCGATGGGTTTGCTCGACGGCAAGGTTGCGATCATCACCGGAGCGGGTGGTGGCCTCGGCGAGGCCTACGCCAGATTGTTCGCCCGCGAGGGAGCGGCGGTTATCGTCAACGACCTCGGTGGGCCGCGCGACGGCACCGGCGCCGACAAGTCGATGGCGCAGAAGGTGGTCGATGCGATCAAGGCGGAGGGCGGGAAGGCCGTCGCCAACGGATCGGATATCTCGACCATGGCGGGTGGCCAGTCGGTGTTCGACGATGCGATCAAGAATTTTGGCCGTGCCGACATTCTGGTCAACAATGCCGGCATTCTGCTCGACGGTACCTTCGCGAAGATGAGCGAAGAGAACTGGGACCGGGTCATGAAGGTGCATCTGAAAGGGACCTTCTGCGTCACCATGCCGGTCTTCAAATGGATGAAGGACAATGGCGGCGGCGTCATCGTCAATACGTCGTCGACGTCGGGGCTGCTCGGCAACTTCGGCCAGAGCAACTACGGCGCAGCCAAGGGTGGCATCTGGGGGCTGAGCAACGTGCTCGCCATCGAGGGCCGTAAATACAACATCCGGCTCTGGACGCTGGCGCCCGGCGCGCTGACCCGCATGACGGCGGATCTGCCGCGCTATATCGAGAATCCGGGTGCGGCCATGGGGCCGGACGAGATTGCGCCCGCAGTGCTCTATATGGTGAGCTCGCTGTCCGGCGAACAAACCGGCAAGGTGCTTGGCGTTTCCGGGCCGCGCGGTGTGCGCGAGATGAAAATGCTGGAAATGGAAGGCTGGAAACCCGGCGGCTCCTGGAAGGCGCAAGATATCGTGAGCCATGCCAAGGAGATTTTCTTCGACGAGCAGGATAAGCTGGTGGCTCGCAGATTCTAATCCCAGAAAGTAACGGCATATGAAGCTGACCCATGAGGCGAGCGGCACGTTCGCCATTGCACCGACCCCGTTTTTCGAAGACGGCCGTATCGACTATGACTCGATCGACCGGCTGACGGATTTCTATGCCGAGGTCGGCTGCAATGGCGTGACCGTGCTTGGCATTCTCGGCGAAGCGCCGAAGATGGAAGCCGATGAATCGCTTCAGGTTGCGACCCGTTTTATCAAGCGCGCAAAGGACAAGCAGATCATCGTCGGCGTGTCTGCGCCGGGCTTCGCCCAGATGCGTACGCTGGCACAGGCATCGATGGATGCCGGCGCCGCCGCCGTGATGATCGCGCCGCCGCCGCATCTGCGGACGGACGAGCAGATTCTTGGATATTTCCGGCAGGCGTCCGAGGCGATCGGCAGCGATGTGCCGTGGGTGCTGCAGGACTATCCGTTGACGCTGACTGTCGTCATGACGCCATCGGTGATCCGCAAGATCGTGATGGACAGCCCGTCCTGCGTGATGCTGAAGCATGAAGACTGGCCGGGACTGGAGAAGATTTCGACGCTGCGCGGTTTCCAGAAGGATGGCTCGCTGCGGCCGCTGTCGATTCTGGTGGGCAACGGCGGACTGTTTCTCGATTTCGAGATGGAGCGGGGCGTCGATGGCGCCATGACCGGCTATGCATTCCCCGACCTGCTGGTGGATGTCGTCAATCTCTCGAAGGCAGGCAAGCGCGATGCCGCCCACGATCTGTTCGACGCGCATCTGCCGCTGATCCGTTACGAGCAGCAGCCGGGCGTTGGCCTAGCGGTGCGCAAGTATGTGCTGAAGAAGCGTGGCAAGATCGCCTCGGACGCGCAGCGCAAGCCGGGTTCGGCCATGAGTGCGCTCGCGCGCAGCGAAGTGGATTATCTTCTGTCGCGCGTCGGGCGCGTCGATAAGCGGGCCAACATTTCATGAGCAGCGACACCAAGAGCGTGCCGGACAAGTCGAAGGCCTTGCGGATAGCTTCGACGGTATTGTTGCTGCGTGAAGCCGCCGGCGGCATGGAAATCTTCATGGTGCAGCGTAACCGCCAGATCGAATTCAGTTCCGGCGCGCTGGTGTTTCCGGGTGGCAGCATGGACCCGAACGATTATCAGATCGCAGCCGATCCGGCGCTCGTTGCCGATCGCGGCGGCCTCGATGTCGAGACAGCAGCCATCCGCATTGGCGGCATTCGTGAGACATTCGAAGAAAGTGGAATCCTGCTGGCGCGTCCGCGAGGATCGTCCTCGTTGGCTTCTGCGGAAAAGGCCGCCGCGCTGGGTTCGCAACGTGAAGCACTCGATGAAGGCAAGGTCAGCTTTGCGGACATTCTGCGCCAGAACGATTTGACGCCTGCGATCGATCTGCTTGCGCTTTTTGCGCACTGGATCACGCCGGTGAATTTGCCGAAGCGCTTCGATACGCATTTCCTGCTGGCCTTGGCGCCACCTGACCAGATCGGCAAACACGACGGCAAGGAATCCGTGGACTCCATCTGGCTGTCGCCAAAGGCGGCGCTCGATGCTGCGGCTTCGGGACGCTACAATCTTCCATTCCCAACCATTCGTAACCTGATCAAGCTCGACACGCTTGGAACTGCGCAGGCAGCGATGGATTTCGCGCGCGCGACGCCGGTAGTGACGGTGGTGCCCGAGATGAGCAGGAACGAGAACGGAACCACGCGCCTGCGCATTCCCATGGAGGCGGGTTACGATGGGGATGTGTTCGACGTCGCCCGACCATGACCGGTTAGATACTCACCATTGAATCCATCGGCGACCGTCACCATTCTCATGGAACGCGAAGCGCGTCCGTGACGGGGTCCGATGAGATTTTGGAAGATGATTCTGACGGCTTTTCTAGTGCTTATATTCGCCCCCATCGGCGTCTCCGCGGCATCCTATTTTCTGAGCGACCGGGCATCGGCGAACTGGTACGCCGCCGATCGCTCCAGTGCGGGCGTTCTGCCGCAAGCCTCGGGCCATGCTGACGCGCTGGTTCGCATTTATGCGGCGCGCACCGTGCGCTGGCGCGGCATCGTCGCCGTGCATTCCTGGATCGTGTTCAAGGACAAAGGCGCGTCGCGTTACAGCCGTTACGACTACACCGCGTGGGGCGAGCCGATCCGCGTCAATGGCTTCGTCGCTGACGGGCGCTGGTTTGGGCAGGTTCCTGATGAAGTGTTCCGCGCCGACGGCGAACAGGCAGCACAACTGATTCCGAAAATCCAGGCAGCTATCGAGAGCTACAAGTATCGCAACCTCGGCGACTACCGCGCGTGGCCCGGTCCGAACTCGAATACGTTCGTTGCAGCAATCATTGATGCCGTTCCCGAAATGCAAGCGGTGCTGCCGCCGACTGCGATCGGCAAGGACTTTCCCTATGACGGGGAATGGTTCGGCTGGACGCCTTCGGGCACGGGCTTGCGTGCTACATTGGGCGGCTATCTCGGTCTTACGGTCGGGTGGCTCGAAGGCGTCGAGTTGAATGTGTTGGGCGCGGTTCTCGGTGTCGACATTCGCCGTCCCGCAATCAAGATTCCAGGCATCGGGCGCATTGGCATGAGCGCGGTGCCGGCGTAGCAGAGCGTAAGCCGCGCACTGGCTGGCTAGAGATTCGCTGATGACTTTCCCTCCACGACGGATCGTGTGTCTCACCGAAGAGACGGTCGAGACGCTGTACCTGCTCGGCGAGCAGGATCGCATCGTCGGCGTGTCAGGATACGCGGTGCGACCGCCGCAGGTGCGGCGCGAGAAGCCGCGCGTGTCGGCGTTTATTTCGGCCGACGTCCCGAAGATCCTCGCGCTGGATCCCGATCTCGTGCTGGCGTTCTCGGATTTGCAGGCCGACATCGTCGCCGATCTGGTGCGGGCAGGGGTGGCGGTCCACGTCTTCAATCAGCGCGATATCTCCGGCATTCTGGCGATGATCCGCACGCTCGGCGGATTGATCGGTGAGGCGGGGAAGGCGGATGCACTCGCATCGCAGTTTGAGCAGTGGCTTGCTGATGTTGCTGCGATTGGACGCGCCAGACCGATGCGTCCCAAGGTCTATTTCGAGGAATGGGACAACCCGTTGATCAGCGGCATCGGCTGGGTCTCGGAACTGATTGCAGTTGCAGGCGGTGACGATGTATTTCCGCAGCTCGCAAAGGCAAAGGCTGCGAAAGATCGCATCGTTGCGCCCGAGGCCGTGGTCGCAGCCAATCCCGACGTGATCTTCGCCTCGTGGTGCGGCAAGAAAGTCGTTCCGGATAAAATCCGCAAGCGGCCGGGCTGGGACGCAATCGCCGCCGTGCGTGATAATCGCATCGTCGAAATCAATCGCCGCTGATCTTGCAGCCGGGGCCGGCGGCGCTGACCGACGGTCTCGATGCGATCATGGCGGCGCTGCGAACGCCTTGACGCTTAGGCGTGAGTGCCAGCTGCCTCTTTTGCCAAGCGCTAAAGCACCTTTTCAATCAGGCCAAATCGTAATAAAAATGGATTTATATAAGAAAATCTGATCGCTATGGTATCGCTCAAACAGCTCAGGTATTTCGACGCCGTCGCCCGGTCCCGCCATTTCGGCAAGGCTGCGGAACACTGCGCCGTGACCCAGCCTGCGCTGTCGATGCAGATTCAGGAACTGGAGAAGTCCCTCGGCATCCAGCTTCTGGAACGCAGCCGTAATGGCGTGATGCTGACCGAGGGCGGCAAGGAAATCGCGCAGCGGGCCGCGCGGGTTCTTGCCGACGTGCGCGACATCGTCGATTTCGCGCGGCGGCAAGGCAACGTCCTGTCCGGGCCACTTGGTTTCGGTGTCATTCCGTCGGTGGCGCCGTACATTCTCCCGCAATTGTTGCCGATGTTTCGTGACTCGTTTCCGGACCTTGATCTGCACATTCGCGAAAGCCAGACCCAGTCGCTTGTCAGCGAGCTTGTCGACGGTCAGCTCGATGTGTTGCTGCTGGCGCTGCCGGTCGAGCACCCTGACATCGAGACGATCCGGCTGTTCGACGACCGTTTCCTGTTGGCGATGGCGGCCTCGCATCGCATGTCGGATCGCGTCAAGGCGACGCCCGATCTGCTGGAGGAGGACAGGCTGCTCCTTCTGGAAGAGGGGCACTGCATGCGGGATCAGGCGCTGGCTTTCTGCAGCCTGCGGCGGATCGAGAACATCAACACCTTCGGCGCATCGAGCCTGTCGACACTGGTGCAGATGGTGGCGAACGGTCTCGGCATGACGCTGCTGCCTGAGCTGGCCGTGCCGCTCGAAATCCGGCGGGGCGATATCCACCTGATGCGATTCGCCGATCCTGAGCCGCAGCGCGTGATTGGCCTTGCCTGGCGCAGGAGTTCGCCGCGGAAAAGCCATTTCATCGAACTGGGACAGATGATTACGGCTGCGACGGCCCGGTCGCATCCAAAGGCCTGAAAAAGTGACGACCGGCGGTCTTCGGGGGGTAGCTTTCACGTCCTGCTTGGCTATGGTGCGCGCCTCAGCGCTCGTAGCTCAGCTGGATAGAGCATCGGATTTCGATTCCGAGGGTCGGGAGTTCGAATCTCTCCGAGCGCGCCATTCTTGACCCCTGCTCAATATGGCCTTTGTCCCGACGGCAGTATCTGGCGCGTGCGCCGCCGGGCCCCCTTATTGCTGGGACAGAATCCACTTCACCAGAGCTTCGGCCTCCTCCGGCGAAACGCTCGGTTGAGGAGGCATCGGTAGCTGACCCCAACTGCCGCCGCCGCCCTTCACGATCTTTTCGCTCAAGACCTTGATCGCGGATTCATCCTTGCCATAGCGCTCGGCCATGGCCTTGTAGGGCGGACCGATCATCTTCCGTTCGACAGAATGGCAGGCTACGCAGTTCTTGCTCTTGGCCAATTCGGCGCTTGCGAAAGCAGCCGACGATGTCAGAAGCGCGGCGAAAGAGGCTGCAGCGAGTTGGCGAAGGTCA is from Afipia massiliensis and encodes:
- a CDS encoding dihydrodipicolinate synthase family protein, whose product is MKLTHEASGTFAIAPTPFFEDGRIDYDSIDRLTDFYAEVGCNGVTVLGILGEAPKMEADESLQVATRFIKRAKDKQIIVGVSAPGFAQMRTLAQASMDAGAAAVMIAPPPHLRTDEQILGYFRQASEAIGSDVPWVLQDYPLTLTVVMTPSVIRKIVMDSPSCVMLKHEDWPGLEKISTLRGFQKDGSLRPLSILVGNGGLFLDFEMERGVDGAMTGYAFPDLLVDVVNLSKAGKRDAAHDLFDAHLPLIRYEQQPGVGLAVRKYVLKKRGKIASDAQRKPGSAMSALARSEVDYLLSRVGRVDKRANIS
- a CDS encoding NUDIX hydrolase; this encodes MSSDTKSVPDKSKALRIASTVLLLREAAGGMEIFMVQRNRQIEFSSGALVFPGGSMDPNDYQIAADPALVADRGGLDVETAAIRIGGIRETFEESGILLARPRGSSSLASAEKAAALGSQREALDEGKVSFADILRQNDLTPAIDLLALFAHWITPVNLPKRFDTHFLLALAPPDQIGKHDGKESVDSIWLSPKAALDAAASGRYNLPFPTIRNLIKLDTLGTAQAAMDFARATPVVTVVPEMSRNENGTTRLRIPMEAGYDGDVFDVARP
- a CDS encoding SDR family oxidoreductase; amino-acid sequence: MGLLDGKVAIITGAGGGLGEAYARLFAREGAAVIVNDLGGPRDGTGADKSMAQKVVDAIKAEGGKAVANGSDISTMAGGQSVFDDAIKNFGRADILVNNAGILLDGTFAKMSEENWDRVMKVHLKGTFCVTMPVFKWMKDNGGGVIVNTSSTSGLLGNFGQSNYGAAKGGIWGLSNVLAIEGRKYNIRLWTLAPGALTRMTADLPRYIENPGAAMGPDEIAPAVLYMVSSLSGEQTGKVLGVSGPRGVREMKMLEMEGWKPGGSWKAQDIVSHAKEIFFDEQDKLVARRF
- a CDS encoding Zn-ribbon domain-containing OB-fold protein, which gives rise to MTDKPKYPAPVGNPETAHFWDAAKQGKFLIKRCTACREPHYFPRSICPVCFSDQTVWEESKGEGVIYSYSLMRKSPTGPYAIGYVTLDEGPSLLTNFVDCDLTALKIGQRVKVVFKPTDGAPLPFFTPVG
- a CDS encoding c-type cytochrome, with product MVDLRQLAAASFAALLTSSAAFASAELAKSKNCVACHSVERKMIGPPYKAMAERYGKDESAIKVLSEKIVKGGGGSWGQLPMPPQPSVSPEEAEALVKWILSQQ
- a CDS encoding DUF3750 domain-containing protein translates to MILTAFLVLIFAPIGVSAASYFLSDRASANWYAADRSSAGVLPQASGHADALVRIYAARTVRWRGIVAVHSWIVFKDKGASRYSRYDYTAWGEPIRVNGFVADGRWFGQVPDEVFRADGEQAAQLIPKIQAAIESYKYRNLGDYRAWPGPNSNTFVAAIIDAVPEMQAVLPPTAIGKDFPYDGEWFGWTPSGTGLRATLGGYLGLTVGWLEGVELNVLGAVLGVDIRRPAIKIPGIGRIGMSAVPA
- a CDS encoding LysR substrate-binding domain-containing protein — protein: MVSLKQLRYFDAVARSRHFGKAAEHCAVTQPALSMQIQELEKSLGIQLLERSRNGVMLTEGGKEIAQRAARVLADVRDIVDFARRQGNVLSGPLGFGVIPSVAPYILPQLLPMFRDSFPDLDLHIRESQTQSLVSELVDGQLDVLLLALPVEHPDIETIRLFDDRFLLAMAASHRMSDRVKATPDLLEEDRLLLLEEGHCMRDQALAFCSLRRIENINTFGASSLSTLVQMVANGLGMTLLPELAVPLEIRRGDIHLMRFADPEPQRVIGLAWRRSSPRKSHFIELGQMITAATARSHPKA
- a CDS encoding thiolase domain-containing protein; the protein is MTIKNKAYIAGIYEHPTRHAPDKSTAQLHAECAKGALEDAGLTKADVDGYFCAGDAPGGVMPMADYLGLKLRHLDSTETGGCSYIIALGHAAEAIAAGKCSVALITLAGKPRTGPMPPRAFGPEVDFEAAYGATTHNAYGMCAMRHMHEFGTTSEQLAWVKVAASHHAQYNPHAMLRDVVTVEDVINSPMISDPLHRLDCCVVSDGGGALVVTTPEIAKSLKRPLVRMTGHGESLKGPNGGRKLDLTYSAGVWSGPPAFAEAGVTPKDIKYASIYDSFTITVVVQLEDLGFCAKGDGGKFVADGNLISGVGKLPWNTDGGGLCNNHPINRGGITKIIEAVRQLRGEAHPKVQVPNCDLALVHGTGGLLGVRHAASTAILERV
- a CDS encoding MaoC family dehydratase, which encodes MPIKYDEVMALRNVGQKYSWTDREVMLYAYGIGMGADPMDEKELSFVNEGYFTPRDLKVVPTYASVAAWGASAGPIDVNRVMVVDGERDITFHKPLPVTANITADSSILGVFDKGKDKGAVILRKTVLKNEKGEDLATLIASQFARGDGGFGGPSDGQPEPHAIPKRAPDITVDISTRPDQALIYRLCGDRNPLHSDPEFAKRAGFDRPILHGMCTYGLSCRAVLQTYADYDPAAFKQHVVRFSSPVFPGETVSFDMWKDGNVISLEGRVKSRGVTVIKNGKTVLA